Proteins encoded within one genomic window of Triticum aestivum cultivar Chinese Spring chromosome 2D, IWGSC CS RefSeq v2.1, whole genome shotgun sequence:
- the LOC123051606 gene encoding F-actin-capping protein subunit alpha, with translation MSEDGGAGEPLSGDQKREIAVWFLANAPTGEIHYVAKDVRALLGDDAAYEAAAAEAYPEYNKTHLLSLQLPDRSGDIIITTYGEIDRNNYLDPRTAQIATVDHVKQTCTKLRPAADEELPSAYIEEFRSAIDYEVSKYVGEAYPKGVSAVYCTNGKDLEEPGADFGLAVVISAARRSPRNFCNGSWRSIWTLEFSYAFQLVEIKGKIQVDAHYFEEGNVQLDTDVDCKDSTIMQSPEDTGHTVANIIRHHESEYFSSLEESYLNLSDATFKDLRRKLPVTRTLFPWHNTHAITLTRDLAKELGIGKGSHVTR, from the exons ATGtcggaagacggcggcgctggcgaGCCGCTCAGCGGCGACCAGAAGCGGGAGATCGCCGTCTGGTTCCTCGCCAACGCCCCCACCGGCGAGATCCACTACGTCGCCAAAG ATGTGCGGGCGCTGCTCGGGGACGACGCCGCGTACGAGGCCGCGGCCGCGGAGGCCTACCCGGAGTACAACAAGACGCACCTCCTCTCCCTCCAGCTCCCCGACCGCAGCGGCGAT ATAATCATCACAACTTATGGGGAGATTGACAGGAACAACTATCTGGACCCTAGGACCGCACAAATTGCTACCGTGGACCATGTTAAGCAG ACTTGTACAAAATTGAGGCCTGCTGCAGATGAGGAGCTTCCTTCAGCATATATTGAAGAGTTTAG GAGTGCTATAGATTATGAAGTGTCCAAATATGTTGGTGAAGCTTATCCAAAAGGTGTTTCTGCCGTTTATTGTACCAATGGAAAGGATCTAGAGGAACCAGGAGCTGATTTTGGTTTGGCAGTAGTTATCTCCGCTGCTAGGCGAAGCCCACGAAACTTTTG CAATGGCAGCTGGCGTTCCATTTGGACTTTGGAATTCAGTTATGCGTTTCAACTTGTAGAAATTAAAGGAAAGATACAG GTAGATGCTCATTATTTTGAAGAGGGAAATGTGCAGCTGGATACTGACGTTGATTGCAAGGACTCCACAATAATGCAG TCGCCCGAAGACACTGGACACACAGTCGCTAACATCATTCGGCATCACGAGTCCGAGTATTTTTCATCTCTCGAG GAATCATACTTGAATCTCTCCGACGCAACGTTTAAG GATCTTCGGAGGAAACTTCCGGTTACCCGCACCCTTTTCCCATGGCATAACACGCATGCCATCACCCTCACGCGGGACCTCGCCAAAGAGCTAGGGATAGGGAAAGGAAGCCATGTCACTAGGTAG
- the LOC123051607 gene encoding ribosome biogenesis protein NSA2 homolog, whose protein sequence is MPQGDYIELHQKRHGRRMDYEERKRKKEARAVKKNSKDARKLLGAKGKRFAKKRYAEKAQMKKTLKMHDESSSRQKVDDDVEEGAIPSYLLDRDPTQRAKVLSNTIKQKRKEKAGKWDVPLPKVRPVAEEEMFKVLRTGKRKTKQWKRMVTKATFVGPGFTRKPPKYERFIRPTGLRFTKAHVTHPELKCTFNLDIISVKKNPNGPMYTSLGVMTRGTIIEVNVSELGLVTPAGKVVWGKYAQVTNNPENDGCINAVLLV, encoded by the exons ATG CCTCAGGGAGATTACATAGAGCTTCACCAGAAGCGCCATGGACGGCGCATGGACTACGAGGAGCGCAAGCGCAAGAAGGAGGCGCGCGCCGTcaagaagaactccaaggatgCCCGCAAG CTACTTGGTGCCAAGGGCAAGAGGTTCGCCAAGAAGCGGTATGCCGAGAAGGCGCAGATGAAGAAGAC CCTGAAAATGCACGATGAGTCTTCTTCCCGgcagaaggttgatgatgatgttgaggaggGTGCCATTCCTTCGTATCTGCTGGATCGTGATCCGACACAGCGCGCCAAG GTTCTCAGCAACACAATTAagcaaaagaggaaggaaaaggctGGCAAATGGGATGTTCCTTTGCCTAAG GTCAGacctgttgctgaagaagagatgTTCAAAGTTCTACGCACTGGCAAGCGGAAAA CCAAGCAGTGGAAGAGAATGGTAACTAAAGCCACCTTTGTTGGCCCTGGATTTACAAGGAAGCCACCAAAGTATGAGAGGTTCATCCGGCCTACTGGTCTGCGTTTCACCAAGGCTCATGTGACTCACCCTGAACTGAAATGTACGTTCAACCTTGATATCATTTCTGTGAAGAAAAACCCAAATGGTCCAATGTACACTTCTCTTGGTGTTATGACGAGGGGAACAATTATTGAG GTGAACGTTAGTGAACTCGGTCTCGTAACCCCTGCTGGAAAAGTTGTTTGGG GCAAATACGCGCAGGTTACAAATAACCCGGAGAATGATGGCTGTATCAATGCTGTCTTGCTCGTGTGA